DNA from Candidatus Roizmanbacteria bacterium CG_4_9_14_0_2_um_filter_38_17:
TGCTTAGATTTAGTACAGACCTGACAAATTGCCATTATGGTAAGATATTATACATGATCGGAACCTTATTTACCAACCCCTTGTTATTTTTTGGTTGGTTTATAGCGCTAATCGTAGCCATTACTGTTCATGAATTTGCCCATGCCTTTGCGGCTGATCGCCTCGGAGACCCTACTCCCCGGATTCAAGGACGACTAACCCTCAACCCTTTGAGCCATCTGGATCCTTTAGGAACGCTGATGATTTTATTTGTGAGATTTGGTTGGGGTAAACCAGTGCAGTTTGATCCTTTTAATCTGGAAAATCCCAAACGAGACGCAGCGATAATCTCACTTGCTGGTCCAGCTTCTAATATTGTCTTAGCAGTTATTGCAAGTCTGCTTTTGAGAGTTATTGGCTCAACGTCACCAGTTGTTTTTGTGCTATTGGCCGCAATTCTACAACCAATAATCTTATTAAATATCATCCTTGCAATCTTTAATCTCATTCCTATTCATCCGCTGGATGGGTTTAAAATAGTAGCAGGACTACTAAACAAGAATCAGTATCGTCAATGGATGGAGCTTCAAAGATACGGTATCTTTATCCTTATTCTGCTACTATTACCTCTAGGTCCCGGTGGTCCTTTTATCCAAGGATTAATTAGTGGACCAATTAAGTTTCTGGTTAACATACTTATCCCATCTTCAATTCAGCTGATTTAAGTAGTCTTAATGTGCTAAGATTAATAAGCATGACAAAGGATAATATTGTGCTGGGTATTACGCTAGTTTTTTTGGTTATTACGCTGCCACTAGTACTTTTAGTTACACAGGGAAGGATTGATCTCCGGCCCCGCGCAGGATTTGGCAACGCTACTCTCTCGTTTAACCCTGGATCTCCCAATGTTAGTGTTGGAGGGGAAACTGTAATAACTTTAAAAGTTGATACTGGAGATAAATTATTATCTGGAGTTGATATATCATTAATATATGATGCAGACAAAATCGAGATTGTAGAGATTACATCCGCGAGCTACTTTGATACTCCCCTACACGTCGAAAAAAACCTTCCAACAAATACAGCTCCCTTTAGTGCAATGCAGATAATTCTGGTACGAAAGACTGCCACCTTCGAACTTGGGTCGGGAGATAGAGAGATTGCGACTATAAAAGTTAAGGGTAAAACTCTTGGGGCTTCTCCATTTGTAATGCGGCCAAAAGAAATAGTTGCCTATAATGCAACTGGAAATGATTCGCTATTAACACCACAGGGAAGCCTTGCAACGCAGGTAAACGTAGTCGAAACTCCACCTTCAGGCAGTGAGCCAATTATTAGTTTTTTAACAAAATTAGCTCGCACTTCAAACGATAAAGCCTTGCCAGATATAACAGTTAAACTAACTGTCGTTGACCAGCTACCCACTACTCCAGTTTCTAAAGTATTTGAGGTGCCACTGACAGTTGGTCAAAATCATGTTTATCGTCTGACAAGACCACCTCTAACGCTTACAGGTGTTATACCTGGCTTAAAGAAGACCATATTACTTAAAGGACCAAAACATATACGTATTAAAGTGGCCGATCAAATTGAGCTTAAACCGGGAGTTAATCCAGAATTTGACTGGACGGCAATTGCAAAACAATTGCCACCCGGAGATTTGCCTGA
Protein-coding regions in this window:
- a CDS encoding site-2 protease family protein is translated as MIGTLFTNPLLFFGWFIALIVAITVHEFAHAFAADRLGDPTPRIQGRLTLNPLSHLDPLGTLMILFVRFGWGKPVQFDPFNLENPKRDAAIISLAGPASNIVLAVIASLLLRVIGSTSPVVFVLLAAILQPIILLNIILAIFNLIPIHPLDGFKIVAGLLNKNQYRQWMELQRYGIFILILLLLPLGPGGPFIQGLISGPIKFLVNILIPSSIQLI